Proteins from a single region of Thalassophryne amazonica chromosome 22, fThaAma1.1, whole genome shotgun sequence:
- the LOC117503995 gene encoding cytochrome c oxidase assembly factor 6 homolog has product MAAPNASERKACWDAKDRLWKCLDDNDGKAASCQSLQSEFEAKCPAQWVKYFTRRREFLKYKENLESQGFTPAEGPRQPS; this is encoded by the exons ATGGCGGCTCCAAACGCATCAGAGAGGAAGGCCTGCTGGGACGCCAAGGACCGGCTGTGGAAATGTCTGGATGATAACGATGGCAAAGCTGCCTCCTGCCAGAGTTTGCAGAGCGagtttgaagcaaaatgtcccgCTCAGTGG GTTAAATATTTCACCAGGAGGAGAGAGTTTTTGAAATACAAGGAGAATTTGGAGAGCCAAGGCTTCACACCGGCTGAGGGCCCACGGCAGCCTTCCTAA